From Enhydrobacter sp., the proteins below share one genomic window:
- a CDS encoding NAD(P)-dependent oxidoreductase, with translation MSLAGKTLFVTGASRGIGLAIALRAARDGANVAIAAKTVKPDPRLPGTIFTAAEEVEKAGGKALPLPCDIRDEQSVEKAVADTVAKFGGIDILVNNASAISLTGTLATPMKRYDLMHQINGRGTFLCSQKCIPHLSKAANPHVLNLSPPLDFEVKWFSNHPAYTLAKYSMSVYAWAMAAEFKDKGIAFNCLWPRTGIATAAIANVLGGEEGMKRCRKPEIMADAAHVILCRPARSCTGNFFIDDDVLKAEGVTDFDKYAYAPGTPLMPDFFVPAPGARTVVGRG, from the coding sequence ATGAGCCTTGCTGGAAAGACCCTGTTCGTGACCGGCGCCAGCCGCGGCATCGGCTTGGCGATCGCGCTGCGCGCCGCGCGCGACGGCGCCAACGTCGCCATCGCCGCCAAGACGGTGAAGCCCGATCCGCGCCTGCCCGGCACGATCTTCACCGCCGCCGAGGAAGTCGAGAAGGCCGGCGGCAAGGCGCTGCCGCTGCCCTGCGACATCCGCGACGAGCAGAGCGTCGAAAAGGCCGTCGCCGACACGGTCGCGAAATTCGGCGGCATCGACATCCTGGTCAACAACGCGAGCGCCATCAGCCTGACCGGCACGCTCGCCACGCCGATGAAGCGCTACGACCTGATGCACCAGATCAACGGGCGCGGCACCTTCCTGTGCTCGCAAAAGTGCATTCCGCACCTCTCCAAGGCGGCCAACCCGCACGTACTCAACCTGTCGCCGCCGCTCGACTTCGAGGTGAAGTGGTTCTCCAATCATCCCGCCTACACGCTCGCCAAGTATTCGATGTCGGTCTACGCCTGGGCGATGGCCGCCGAGTTCAAGGACAAGGGGATCGCCTTCAACTGCCTGTGGCCCCGCACCGGCATCGCCACCGCGGCGATCGCCAACGTGCTGGGCGGCGAGGAGGGCATGAAGCGTTGCCGCAAGCCCGAGATCATGGCCGACGCCGCGCACGTCATCCTGTGCCGGCCGGCGCGGTCCTGCACCGGCAATTTCTTCATCGACGACGACGTGCTGAAGGCCGAAGGCGTGACCGACTTCGACAAGTACGCCTATGCCCCCGGCACGCCGTTGATGCCGGATTTTTTCGTGCCCGCGCCCGGCGCGCGCACGGTCGTCGGTCGAGGTTAG